From a single Mobula hypostoma chromosome 13 unlocalized genomic scaffold, sMobHyp1.1 SUPER_13_unloc_1, whole genome shotgun sequence genomic region:
- the LOC134341273 gene encoding kelch domain-containing protein 9-like — protein MGRVWCGEGGAGAEGPGALQCPEVRWSWKKTGSSALLARAFHSVDLVGDRLVVYGGMRSAEPREGPLGDAVILGAGSLAVERVVSGGPARSHHGTAVLQERWLLVVGGWDGKRRLAGLQALDLAGYETEPGFWSQLKQEQHSQAPVGLSGHSVTKLSEQRLWVVGREGGVRTQRRFASIFQLQVDMQHGCYRYEEQASRTASRSGHSATLCRRGCRGKATFQLLLFGGRNTPGFEVAGHWKEGVVKSQQPSPQGLVGKFSSLIADEVVTPGSPTPRRHHSTVQVGPFTLLHGGESFNKAIDTICSDLYIYDTRSCAGQWFRFPASDVELKRVGHRMVVLGEQLCVIGGLGPGGKHCPPDIYTLDLHC, from the exons ATGGGAAGGGTTTGGTGCGGAGAG GGCGGAGCGGGAGCGGAGGGGCCTGGGGCTTTGCAGTGTCCTGAGGTCCGCTGGAGCTGGAAGAAGACGGGCTCCTCTGCGCTCCTGGCCCGAGCCTTCCACAGTGTGGACCTGGTGGGAGACAGGCTGGTGGTCTACGGAGGGATGCGGTCAGCAGAGCCCCGGGAAGGGCCGCTGGGTGATGCGGTGATCCTGGGGGCGGGCTCATTGGCAGTGGAGAGGGTGGTGTCGGGTGGGCCAGCCCGCAGCCACCATGGCACCGCCGTGCTGCAGGAGCGCTGGTTGCTGGTGGTAGGGGGGTGGGATGGCAAGAGGCGGCTGGCCGGGCTCCAGGCCCTCGACCTGGCTGGGTATGAGACCGAGCCCGGCTTCTGGAGCCAGCTGAAGCAGGAGCAGCACAGCCAGGCACCCGTGGGGCTGAGTGGCCATAGTGTCACCAAGCTGAGCGAGCAGCGGCTCTGGGTGGTGGGACGCGAGGGAGGGGTCCGCACCCAGAGGAGGTTTGCCAGCATCTTCCAGCTTCAAGTGGACATGCAGCACGGATGCTACCG GTACGAGGAGCAGGCCTCACGCACAGCCTCGCGCTCTGGGCACTCAGCCACCCTGTGTCGGAGAGGGTGCCGAGGGAAGGCCACCTTTCAGCTGCTGCTGTTTGGAGGGCGTAACACACCTGGCTTTGAGGTGGCCGGGCACTGGAAGGAAGGGGTCGtgaag TCCCAGCAACCCTCTCCCCAAGGCTTGGTTGGGAAGTTCAGCTCCCTCATCGCTGACGAGGTGGTGACTCCTGGCAGCCCAACACCTCGCCGACACCACTCCACGGTGCAGGTGGGACCCTTCACCCTGTTGCATGGGGGCGAATCATTCAACAAGGCCATTGACACAATCTGCAGCGACCTCTACATCTACGACACAC GATCTTGCGCCGGGCAGTGGTTCCGGTTCCCCGCCTCTGACGTAGAGCTGAAGAGAGTTGGACATCGGATGGTAGTGCTAGGAGAGCAGCTGTGTGTGATCGGAGGTCTGGGACCAGGCGGCAAGCACTGTCCCCCTGATATTTACACCCTGGACCTCCACTGCTGA